One region of Juglans regia cultivar Chandler chromosome 4, Walnut 2.0, whole genome shotgun sequence genomic DNA includes:
- the LOC108983241 gene encoding uncharacterized protein LOC108983241 yields the protein MIVEEHEIPNGWPLGLGTVNRLRVVESLPAAGVEPHSSHMQSASFSSLSSSNLDTESTASFFQDHSVTLGRLIGLRTGEKGGFYFQDSIGGFEEQENICKRDAQSEVSRGQRVDMSQGICIPLLLGALVKMSRSKSKARK from the exons ATGATCGTAGAG GAGCATGAGATACCCAATGGATGGCCGCTCGGCCTTGGGACTGTGAATAGACTTAGAGTAGTGGAGAGCTTACCGGCTGCTGGAGTTGAGCCCCACTCTTCACACATGCAATCGGCCAGTTTTTCTTCATTGTCATCCTCCAACCTTGATACTGAG TCCACAGCATCCTTCTTTCAAGACCATAGCGTGACGCTGGGGCGGCTAATTGGACTTAGAACAGGTGAAAAAGGAGGCTTCTATTTCCAAGACTCAATCGGAGGTTTCGAAGAGCAGGAAAATATATGTAAAAGGGATGCACAATCTGAGGTCTCTAGAGGACAAAGAGTGGATATGTCACAGGGAATTTGCATACCGCTGCTACTTGGTGCACTTGTAAAGATGAGCCGAAGTAAGAGCAAGGCAAGAAAGTAA
- the LOC108983239 gene encoding protein NUCLEAR FUSION DEFECTIVE 6, mitochondrial-like isoform X1 has product MSSAAAATAVRSVLRSASSRTTAAARLTAGAGARARPTCSPFRIPKQNPLAHRIFRSPVEMSFCVETLLPYHTATASALLNSMLSVSRYGWTPEDCNDDV; this is encoded by the exons ATGTCATCCGCCGCCGCCGCCACAGCCGTCAGGTCCGTCCTTCGCTCCGCCTCGTCCCGAACCACCGCAGCAGCGAGGCTCACCGCTGGCGCTGGAGCCAGAGCCAGACCCACGTGCTCACCATTTCGCATCCCCAAACAAAACCCTCTCGCACATCGCATTTTCAG ATCGCCTGTGGAGATGAGCTTCTGTGTAGAAACGCTGCTTCCGTATCACACCGCCACTGCTTCCGCATTACTCAACTCCATGCTCTCCGTCTCTCGCTACGGTTGGACCCCTGAAG
- the LOC108983239 gene encoding protein NUCLEAR FUSION DEFECTIVE 6, mitochondrial-like isoform X4 → MSSAAAATAVRSVLRSASSRTTAAARLTAGAGARARPTCSPFRIPKQNPLAHRIFRSPVEMSFCVETLLPYHTATASALLNSMLSVSRYGWTPEDG, encoded by the exons ATGTCATCCGCCGCCGCCGCCACAGCCGTCAGGTCCGTCCTTCGCTCCGCCTCGTCCCGAACCACCGCAGCAGCGAGGCTCACCGCTGGCGCTGGAGCCAGAGCCAGACCCACGTGCTCACCATTTCGCATCCCCAAACAAAACCCTCTCGCACATCGCATTTTCAG ATCGCCTGTGGAGATGAGCTTCTGTGTAGAAACGCTGCTTCCGTATCACACCGCCACTGCTTCCGCATTACTCAACTCCATGCTCTCCGTCTCTCGCTACGGTTGGACCCCTGAAG
- the LOC108983239 gene encoding protein NUCLEAR FUSION DEFECTIVE 6, mitochondrial-like isoform X3: protein MSSAAAATAVRSVLRSASSRTTAAARLTAGAGARARPTCSPFRIPKQNPLAHRIFRSPVEMSFCVETLLPYHTATASALLNSMLSVSRYGWTPEGS, encoded by the exons ATGTCATCCGCCGCCGCCGCCACAGCCGTCAGGTCCGTCCTTCGCTCCGCCTCGTCCCGAACCACCGCAGCAGCGAGGCTCACCGCTGGCGCTGGAGCCAGAGCCAGACCCACGTGCTCACCATTTCGCATCCCCAAACAAAACCCTCTCGCACATCGCATTTTCAG ATCGCCTGTGGAGATGAGCTTCTGTGTAGAAACGCTGCTTCCGTATCACACCGCCACTGCTTCCGCATTACTCAACTCCATGCTCTCCGTCTCTCGCTACGGTTGGACCCCTGAAG
- the LOC108983239 gene encoding protein NUCLEAR FUSION DEFECTIVE 6, mitochondrial-like isoform X2, with protein sequence MSSAAAATAVRSVLRSASSRTTAAARLTAGAGARARPTCSPFRIPKQNPLAHRIFRSPVEMSFCVETLLPYHTATASALLNSMLSVSRYGWTPEGQEKTR encoded by the exons ATGTCATCCGCCGCCGCCGCCACAGCCGTCAGGTCCGTCCTTCGCTCCGCCTCGTCCCGAACCACCGCAGCAGCGAGGCTCACCGCTGGCGCTGGAGCCAGAGCCAGACCCACGTGCTCACCATTTCGCATCCCCAAACAAAACCCTCTCGCACATCGCATTTTCAG ATCGCCTGTGGAGATGAGCTTCTGTGTAGAAACGCTGCTTCCGTATCACACCGCCACTGCTTCCGCATTACTCAACTCCATGCTCTCCGTCTCTCGCTACGGTTGGACCCCTGAAG